Proteins from one Atribacteraceae bacterium genomic window:
- a CDS encoding SIS domain-containing protein, which produces MSYLREMVEQADVLEALFRTEPQYVYHTDLTRLTRFRRVVFTGMGSSYYAGWYGAMLLNRSGVPALVFESQELERGFLPLLDDDVLLVAVSQSGESRETVGCVRGIQGKNTLGITNRPKSALARACELGFVDIRAGVEKTSATKTYTNTLGALLRLVVDLRIHRSDHFDSGVRDCLAAMRRWLGESVRLQEILQRFFEQTPHLAFMGSGFSLPSARQAALIFGEMTHRLTTALSIGAFFHGLIEQVGQGYGAVFFHASPVIDSPFSEAVEAVLRTGGRVLLVGSRHSLGNYPETKQGLVLSYDLPSEELGPLVEIIPAQCLAYAVGLASGLKPGELLRVSKLP; this is translated from the coding sequence ATGAGCTACCTGCGGGAAATGGTGGAACAGGCTGATGTCCTTGAGGCGCTCTTCCGTACGGAGCCACAGTATGTGTACCATACCGATCTCACCCGCTTGACCCGGTTTCGGCGGGTGGTGTTCACCGGGATGGGCAGTTCGTATTATGCCGGCTGGTACGGGGCAATGCTTCTGAACCGTTCCGGCGTCCCGGCCTTGGTGTTCGAATCCCAGGAACTGGAGCGTGGGTTTTTACCTTTACTCGATGACGATGTGCTCCTGGTCGCCGTTTCCCAGTCGGGGGAGAGTCGGGAAACAGTTGGGTGTGTCCGGGGGATCCAGGGAAAAAATACCTTGGGGATAACCAACCGGCCAAAGAGCGCCCTAGCCCGAGCGTGCGAGCTCGGGTTTGTGGACATACGGGCCGGAGTGGAGAAAACATCGGCGACCAAAACTTACACGAATACCTTGGGTGCCCTGCTCCGCCTCGTGGTGGATCTTCGGATTCACCGGTCTGATCATTTTGACAGCGGAGTTCGGGATTGCCTGGCAGCCATGCGGCGCTGGCTGGGGGAGAGTGTGAGGCTTCAGGAAATCCTTCAGCGGTTTTTCGAACAAACCCCTCACTTGGCGTTTATGGGGAGCGGTTTCTCGTTGCCCTCGGCCCGGCAGGCCGCCCTGATTTTCGGGGAAATGACCCACCGCCTCACGACGGCTCTTAGTATTGGTGCATTTTTTCATGGCCTGATAGAACAAGTTGGCCAGGGGTATGGCGCTGTTTTCTTTCATGCTTCGCCGGTGATCGATTCCCCCTTTTCCGAGGCGGTGGAGGCTGTTTTACGAACGGGAGGCCGGGTTCTCTTGGTGGGTTCCCGGCACAGCCTCGGGAATTATCCGGAAACCAAGCAAGGCTTGGTTTTGAGCTATGACCTGCCCAGTGAAGAGCTGGGACCTCTGGTCGAAATCATTCCCGCCCAGTGTCTGGCCTATGCGGTGGGCCTCGCCTCAGGCTTGAAGCCGGGAGAACTCCTGAGGGTATCAAAACTCCCTTGA